TCTGGGCGTTGGTTTTTAGGATCCCATTGGCCAAAATCATCACGGTGTGAGAAGAATCTTTCTTTAGCACGAGCTTTCTCCTCATCACGTCTTCCACCCCCCATCGCACAATCAAATTTCTCCTCCTCTAATGCATCTAGAAGAGTTACCGTTTGGAGCGAATTACGGCTCGCATTAGGTCCTTTTTCTTCCGCAACACGACCTTGGTCGATTGAGTCCTGTACATACTTCACGATTAAACGAGTTCCAGTCTTGTCGCAAAGATTATCACGATAGTCAAGTGCCTCTTGGAAGTTATGTCCTGTATCAATGTGCATTAAAGGAAATGGAACTTTTCCAGGATAAAATGCCTTTCTTGCTAAGTGAAACATCACAATAGAATCTTTCCCTCCTGAAAACAACATGACCGGACGTTCAAATTGTGCTGCTACTTCTCTTAAAACAAAAATAGATTCTGCTTCAAGTTCTCTTAAGTGATTAATTGTATTTTGGTCCATACAAACTACTTATATTTCATTTCTTTCGTAATAGAAAAATTGACACTTATGGTCAATTGAAGCACAAAAATAAGGAAATGAACAAGGAATCGAAAACTTACACCCGAATAGTTTATTTAAGTCTTTGATTTAATTGTTAAAAAGCATTGTAAAAGTAATGAGTCATCTCCGTTTATAAGGATCGGTTCTATGTTTTGAATGTTTCCTTACTATTAATGAAAG
The Prolixibacteraceae bacterium DNA segment above includes these coding regions:
- the cysD gene encoding sulfate adenylyltransferase subunit CysD encodes the protein MDQNTINHLRELEAESIFVLREVAAQFERPVMLFSGGKDSIVMFHLARKAFYPGKVPFPLMHIDTGHNFQEALDYRDNLCDKTGTRLIVKYVQDSIDQGRVAEEKGPNASRNSLQTVTLLDALEEEKFDCAMGGGRRDEEKARAKERFFSHRDDFGQWDPKNQRPELWNIFNGKKHVGEHFRVFPISNWTEMDVWQYILLENIEMPSLYYTHEREVFLRDGTWLAKSDCLTLKQGEKYETKQVRCRTIGDITCTGLTLSKANTLEEIIQEVASTRVTERGGRADDKRSEAAMEDRKKQGYF